From Candoia aspera isolate rCanAsp1 chromosome 4, rCanAsp1.hap2, whole genome shotgun sequence, a single genomic window includes:
- the OTUD1 gene encoding OTU domain-containing protein 1 yields MQLYSTIVTHYPAAAAASGAASGPGVVFKVSPSPEPAGQSPVGVESGAGGGGGGSASAVAAGAATAMPAFSCLELLPPAGPVQRKPPPPPQHQPSQGFGPAVQMTRRRPLERVVPIRLLPRPEPVGAVGELGPPSAPNAHPWLLLESGGGEVVAAAQPALPPEPSNRGLRFSEHCQALQAAAAAGSYSGLAVEPQPGTALEVPEEESPCQVRPTERSEKLALYLAEVEKQDKYLRHKGRFRFHIIPDGNCLYRAVCKAVNGDQRLHGDLREQTVHYIADHLDHFSPIIEGDVGEFLINAAQDGAWAGYPELLAMGQMLNVNIHLTTGGRPESPTVSTMTHYLGPEDPSRRSIWLSWLSNGHYDAVLDRQCPNPEYEEWCRQTQVQRRRDEELAKSMAVSLSKMYIEQNACS; encoded by the coding sequence ATGCAGCTCTACAGCACTATCGTCACTCATtatccggcggcggcggcggcgagcggCGCAGCCAGCGGGCCGGGAGTCGTTTTCAAAGTCTCTCCTTCGCCGGAGCCCGCAGGACAAAGCCCGGTGGGAGTCGAGAGCGGTgcgggaggaggcggaggagggaGCGCGAGTGCCGTCGCAGCGGGAGCAGCCACCGCCATGCCCGCCTTCTCTTGCCTGGAGCTGCTGCCCCCGGCGGGGCCCGTCCAGaggaagccgccgccgccgccacagcACCAGCCATCACAGGGCTTTGGCCCCGCGGTGCAGATGACCCGCCGCCGGCCGCTGGAGAGGGTCGTGCCCATCCGGCTGCTGCCTCGCCCGGAGCCCGTCGGAGCGGTGGGGGAGCTGGGCCCGCCGTCAGCGCCGAATGCCCACCCGTGGCTGCTGCTGGAGAGCGGCGGGGGCGAGGTCGTGGCCGCCGCCCAGCccgccttgcctccagagcccaGCAACCGCGGCCTCCGCTTCAGCGAGCATTGCCAGGCCTTGCAAGCGGCGGCCGCAGCCGGCTCCTACTCAGGACTCGCCGTTGAGCCTCAGCCAGGGACCGCGTTGGAAGTTCCCGAGGAGGAGAGCCCCTGCCAGGTGCGTCCGACGGAGCGGAGCGAGAAGCTGGCGCTGTACCTGGCCGAGGTGGAGAAACAGGACAAGTACCTGCGGCACAAAGGCCGCTTCCGTTTCCACATCATTCCCGACGGCAACTGCTTGTACCGCGCCGTCTGCAAGGCCGTCAACGGGGACCAGCGGCTGCACGGGGATCTTCGCGAACAGACGGTGCACTACATCGCCGACCACCTGGACCACTTCAGCCCCATCATCGAGGGCGACGTGGGCGAGTTCCTCATCAACGCTGCCCAGGACGGTGCCTGGGCAGGCTACCCCGAGCTTCTGGCCATGGGACAAATGCTGAACGTCAACATCCACCTCACCACTGGGGGGAGGCCGGAGAGCCCCACCGTCTCCACCATGACCCACTACCTGGGCCCAGAGGACCCGAGCCGACGCAGCATTTGGCTGAGCTGGCTTAGCAATGGGCACTATGATGCTGTGCTAGATCGGCAGTGCCCCAATCCGGAATATGAGGAGTGGTGCAGACAAACTCAGGTGCAGCGCAGGAGAGATGAGGAGCTGGCCAAGTCCATGGCTGTGTCGCTGTCCAAGATGTACATTGAGCAGAATGCCTGTTCCTGA